In Mycobacterium tuberculosis H37Rv, a single window of DNA contains:
- the pks2 gene encoding phthioceranic/hydroxyphthioceranic acid synthase (polyketide synthase) has product MGLGSAASGTGADRGAWTLAEPRVTPVAVIGMACRLPGGIDSPELLWKALLRGDDLITEVPPDRWDCDEFYDPQPGVPGRTVCKWGGFLDNPADFDCEFFGIGEREAIAIDPQQRLLLETSWEAMEHAGLTQQTLAGSATGVFAGVTHGDYTMVAADAKQLEEPYGYLGNSFSMASGRVAYAMRLHGPAITVDTACSSGLTAVHMACRSLHEGESDVALAGGVALMLEPRKAAAGSALGMLSPTGRCRAFDVAADGFVSGEGCAVVVLKRLPDALADGDRILAVIRGTSANQDGHTVNIATPSQPAQVAAYRAALAAGGVDAATVGMVEAHGPGTPIGDPIEYASVSEVYGVDGPCALASVKTNFGHTQSTAGVLGLIKVVLALKHGVVPRNLHFTRLPDEIAGITTNLFVPEVTTPWPTNGRQVPRRAAVSSYGFSGTNVHAVVEQAPQTEAQPHAASTPPTGTPALFTLSASSADALRQTAQRLTDWIQQHADSLVLSDLAYTLARRRTHRSVRTAVIASSVDELIAGLGEVADGDTVYQPAVGQDDRGPVWLFSGQGSQWAAMGADLLTNESVFAATVAELEPLIAAESGFSVTEAMTAPETVTGIDRVQPTIFAMQVALAATMAAYGVRPGAVIGHSMGESAAAVVAGVLSAEDGVRVICRRSKLMATIAGSAAMASVELPALAVQSELTALGIDDVVVAVVTAPQSTVIAGGTESVRKLVDIWERRDVLARAVAVDVASHSPQVDPILDELIAALADLNPKAPEIPYYSATLFDPREAPACDARYWADNLRHTVRFSAAVRSALDDGYRVFAELSPHPLLTHAVDQIAGSVGMPVAALAGMRREQPLPLGLRRLLTDLHNAGAAVDFSVLCPQGRLVDAPLPAWSHRFLFYDREGVDNRSPGGSTVAVHPLLGAHVRLPEEPERHAWQADVGTATLPWLGDHRIHNVAALPGAAYCEMALSAARAVLGEQSEVRDMRFEAMLLLDDQTPVSTVATVTSPGVVDFAVEALQEGVGHHLRRASAVLQQVSGECEPPAYDMASLLEAHPCRVDGEDLRRQFDKHGVQYGPAFTGLAVAYVAEDATATMLAEVALPGSIRSQQGLYAIHPALLDACFQSVGAHPDSQSVGSGLLVPLGVRRVRAYAPVRTARYCYTRVTKVELVGVEADIDVLDAHGTVLLAVCGLRIGTGVSERDKHNRVLNERLLTIEWHQRELPEMDPSGAGKWLLISDCAASDVTATRLADAFREHSAACTTMRWPLHDDQLAAADQLRDQVGSDEFSGVVVLTGSNTGTPHQGSADRGAEYVRRLVGIARELSDLPGAVPRMYVVTRGAQRVLADDCVNLEQGGLRGLLRTIGAEHPHLRATQIDVDEQTGVEQLARQLLATSEEDETAWRDNEWYVARLCPTPLRPQERRTIVADHQQSGMRLQIRTPGDMQTIELAAFHRVPPGPGQIEVAVRASSVNFADVLIAFGRYPSFEGHLPQLGTDFAGVVTAVGPGVTDHKVGDHVGGMSPNGCWGTFVTCDARLAATLPPGLGDAQAAAVTTAHATAWYGLHELARIRAGDTVLIHSGTGGVGQAAIAIARAAGAEIFATAGTPQRRELLRNMGIEHVYDSRSIEFAEQIRRDTNGRGVDVVLNSVTGAAQLAGLKLLAFRGRFVEIGKRDIYGDTKLGLFPFRRNLSFYAVDLGLLSATHPEELRDLLGTVYRLTAAGELPMPQSTHYPLVEAATAIRVMGNAEHTGKLVLHIPQTGKSLVTLPPEQAQVFRPDGSYIITGGLGGLGLFLAEKMAAAGCGRIVLNSRTQPTQKMRETIEAIAAMGSEVVVECGDIAQPGTAERLVATAVATGLPVRGVLHAAAVVEDATLANITDELLARDWAPKVHGAWELHEATSGQPLDWFCLFSSAAALTGSPGQSAYSAANSWLDAFAHWRQAQGLPATAIAWGAWSDIGQLGWWSASPARASALEESNYTAITPDEGAYAFEALLRHNRVYTGYAPVIGAPWLVAFAERSRFFEVFSSSNGSGTSKFRVELNELPRDEWPARLRQLVAEQVSLILRRTVDPDRPLPEYGLDSLGALELRTRIETETGIRLAPKNVSATVRGLADHLYEQLAPDDAPAAALSSQ; this is encoded by the coding sequence TTGGGCTTGGGGTCGGCGGCGTCAGGCACTGGTGCAGATAGGGGTGCATGGACGTTGGCTGAACCACGTGTGACTCCGGTTGCTGTTATCGGCATGGCTTGCCGGCTGCCCGGCGGGATCGATTCCCCCGAGTTGTTGTGGAAGGCGTTGTTACGAGGCGACGACCTGATCACCGAGGTGCCGCCGGACCGGTGGGATTGCGACGAGTTCTACGACCCGCAGCCGGGCGTGCCCGGTCGGACGGTGTGCAAGTGGGGCGGTTTCCTGGATAACCCCGCGGATTTCGATTGCGAGTTCTTTGGCATCGGCGAGCGGGAGGCGATTGCGATCGATCCGCAGCAACGTCTGTTGCTGGAGACGTCCTGGGAGGCCATGGAGCACGCCGGTCTTACTCAGCAAACGCTGGCAGGCTCGGCGACCGGCGTGTTCGCGGGTGTCACCCATGGTGACTACACGATGGTGGCGGCCGACGCCAAACAATTGGAGGAGCCGTACGGATATCTGGGCAACAGCTTCAGCATGGCGTCGGGCCGGGTCGCCTACGCGATGCGACTGCACGGTCCGGCAATAACCGTTGATACCGCATGCTCGTCCGGCCTGACGGCCGTGCACATGGCGTGTCGCAGCCTGCACGAGGGTGAAAGCGACGTTGCCTTGGCGGGGGGTGTCGCCTTGATGCTGGAGCCACGCAAGGCCGCTGCTGGATCCGCTTTGGGCATGTTGTCCCCGACCGGACGTTGTCGCGCGTTCGATGTCGCGGCTGACGGGTTCGTGTCAGGCGAGGGTTGTGCCGTGGTGGTGCTCAAGCGGTTGCCGGATGCATTGGCCGACGGTGACCGGATCCTGGCGGTAATTCGTGGCACGTCCGCAAATCAGGATGGCCACACGGTCAATATCGCGACGCCTTCGCAGCCCGCACAGGTTGCGGCTTATCGAGCGGCGTTGGCTGCCGGTGGCGTGGACGCCGCGACGGTCGGCATGGTCGAAGCGCACGGCCCCGGCACCCCGATCGGTGACCCCATTGAATATGCAAGTGTCTCCGAGGTGTATGGGGTCGACGGCCCGTGCGCACTCGCATCGGTGAAGACCAACTTCGGACACACCCAGTCGACCGCCGGGGTGCTAGGGCTAATCAAGGTGGTTCTCGCTCTGAAACATGGTGTGGTTCCACGTAATCTGCACTTCACTCGGCTGCCCGATGAGATTGCTGGCATCACCACCAACCTCTTCGTGCCCGAGGTGACCACACCGTGGCCCACCAACGGTCGTCAGGTGCCCCGGCGGGCGGCAGTGTCGTCTTATGGGTTCTCGGGAACGAACGTGCACGCTGTTGTGGAGCAAGCTCCGCAAACCGAAGCCCAGCCCCACGCGGCGAGCACCCCCCCGACCGGCACCCCTGCCTTGTTCACGCTGTCCGCTTCCTCGGCCGACGCGCTGCGGCAGACTGCTCAGCGGTTGACCGACTGGATACAGCAGCACGCCGACTCCCTGGTGCTCTCGGATCTTGCGTACACGCTGGCGCGGCGGCGTACGCACCGGTCGGTGCGCACGGCGGTCATCGCGAGCAGCGTCGACGAGCTGATTGCCGGCTTGGGCGAGGTCGCCGACGGTGACACCGTTTACCAGCCCGCGGTGGGGCAGGATGACCGCGGGCCGGTCTGGTTATTCTCCGGGCAAGGGTCGCAGTGGGCAGCGATGGGCGCCGATCTGCTGACGAACGAATCGGTGTTCGCCGCGACCGTTGCGGAGCTAGAGCCATTGATCGCCGCGGAGTCCGGGTTCTCGGTCACCGAGGCGATGACGGCGCCCGAGACCGTGACTGGCATCGACAGAGTTCAGCCGACCATCTTCGCGATGCAGGTCGCGTTGGCAGCCACGATGGCGGCATACGGAGTGCGCCCGGGCGCCGTGATCGGCCACTCAATGGGTGAGTCGGCCGCGGCTGTGGTCGCAGGAGTGCTGTCAGCCGAAGATGGGGTACGCGTCATCTGCCGACGATCAAAACTGATGGCGACGATCGCCGGTTCCGCGGCGATGGCGTCGGTGGAGTTGCCTGCCTTAGCTGTGCAGTCGGAATTGACCGCTCTAGGCATCGACGATGTGGTGGTCGCCGTGGTGACCGCGCCGCAGTCCACCGTGATCGCCGGAGGCACCGAGTCGGTGCGCAAGCTGGTCGACATATGGGAGCGGCGAGACGTGCTGGCGCGGGCGGTGGCCGTCGACGTGGCTTCGCATTCGCCGCAGGTGGATCCGATCCTCGACGAGTTGATAGCTGCGCTGGCCGACCTGAATCCGAAAGCTCCTGAGATTCCCTACTATTCGGCGACGCTTTTCGACCCGCGCGAAGCGCCGGCGTGCGACGCGCGTTACTGGGCCGACAATTTGCGCCACACCGTGCGGTTCTCCGCTGCGGTGCGCTCGGCGCTCGACGACGGGTACCGAGTCTTCGCCGAGCTTTCGCCGCACCCGCTGCTGACCCACGCGGTCGATCAGATTGCCGGCAGTGTAGGCATGCCGGTTGCCGCGCTGGCCGGTATGCGGCGGGAGCAGCCATTGCCGCTGGGGCTCCGTCGCCTGCTGACGGATCTGCACAACGCTGGTGCGGCAGTGGACTTCTCGGTGCTCTGTCCCCAAGGCCGCTTGGTCGATGCTCCGCTGCCGGCGTGGTCGCACCGGTTCCTGTTCTATGACCGCGAAGGCGTTGACAATCGGTCGCCGGGTGGCTCCACGGTAGCCGTGCACCCGTTGTTGGGCGCACACGTGCGATTGCCCGAAGAGCCGGAACGCCACGCCTGGCAGGCCGATGTTGGTACCGCAACCTTGCCCTGGTTGGGCGATCACCGGATACACAACGTGGCTGCTCTTCCAGGGGCCGCCTACTGCGAGATGGCGTTGTCTGCGGCCCGTGCCGTCCTCGGCGAGCAGTCCGAAGTACGCGACATGCGCTTTGAGGCGATGCTGCTGCTGGATGACCAGACCCCGGTGTCCACCGTGGCAACGGTGACCTCGCCCGGTGTCGTCGACTTCGCCGTCGAGGCCTTGCAGGAAGGCGTTGGGCATCACTTGCGGCGTGCGTCGGCGGTGCTGCAGCAGGTATCCGGCGAATGCGAGCCGCCGGCGTACGACATGGCCTCCTTATTGGAAGCCCACCCTTGCCGCGTGGACGGTGAGGATCTGCGCCGGCAATTCGACAAGCACGGTGTGCAATATGGTCCGGCCTTCACCGGCCTGGCCGTGGCCTATGTCGCGGAGGATGCGACCGCCACAATGCTGGCCGAAGTCGCGCTGCCCGGCTCGATTCGTTCGCAGCAGGGCCTGTACGCAATCCACCCGGCCCTCCTGGATGCCTGTTTCCAGTCGGTCGGCGCGCATCCCGATAGCCAGTCGGTAGGTAGCGGCCTATTGGTGCCGTTGGGGGTGCGCCGAGTCCGTGCCTATGCTCCGGTGCGTACCGCTCGCTATTGCTACACGCGGGTGACCAAAGTCGAGTTGGTCGGCGTCGAGGCCGATATCGACGTGCTGGACGCGCACGGCACGGTGTTGCTGGCCGTGTGCGGACTGCGAATCGGTACGGGAGTGTCCGAGCGCGACAAACACAATCGGGTGCTGAATGAGCGCTTACTCACCATCGAATGGCACCAGCGTGAGCTGCCCGAGATGGACCCCTCTGGCGCTGGAAAATGGCTGCTGATCAGTGACTGCGCTGCCTCTGATGTGACCGCTACCCGGCTAGCGGACGCGTTTAGGGAACACAGCGCGGCGTGCACGACGATGCGGTGGCCACTGCACGACGACCAGTTGGCCGCCGCCGACCAGCTACGCGATCAAGTTGGTAGCGACGAGTTTAGCGGCGTGGTCGTGCTCACCGGGTCGAACACCGGTACGCCGCATCAGGGGAGCGCGGATCGCGGCGCTGAGTACGTTCGCCGGCTGGTGGGTATCGCTCGCGAATTGTCAGACCTTCCCGGGGCGGTGCCGCGCATGTACGTCGTGACGCGGGGTGCCCAGCGGGTGCTGGCCGACGACTGCGTCAATCTTGAGCAGGGCGGGCTGCGTGGTCTACTGCGGACGATCGGCGCCGAGCACCCTCACCTGCGTGCCACCCAGATCGACGTGGACGAACAGACCGGTGTCGAGCAGCTGGCACGCCAATTGCTGGCCACGTCGGAAGAAGACGAGACCGCCTGGCGAGACAACGAGTGGTACGTGGCGCGCTTGTGTCCGACCCCGTTGCGTCCTCAGGAGCGGCGCACCATCGTCGCGGATCATCAGCAGAGCGGCATGCGCCTGCAGATCCGTACCCCCGGCGATATGCAAACGATAGAGCTGGCCGCGTTTCACCGCGTTCCACCAGGACCAGGACAGATCGAGGTTGCGGTCCGTGCGTCCAGCGTCAACTTTGCCGATGTACTCATCGCTTTCGGTCGCTACCCCAGCTTCGAGGGACACCTGCCCCAGCTGGGCACGGATTTCGCCGGCGTGGTGACCGCGGTCGGACCAGGCGTCACTGACCACAAGGTTGGTGACCATGTTGGTGGCATGTCGCCTAACGGCTGCTGGGGCACATTCGTCACGTGTGACGCTCGGCTGGCCGCGACGCTGCCACCGGGCCTGGGTGACGCACAGGCCGCTGCGGTGACCACCGCGCACGCCACCGCCTGGTACGGACTGCATGAGCTCGCCCGGATTAGGGCGGGTGACACGGTGCTAATTCACTCCGGCACCGGCGGGGTCGGACAAGCGGCGATCGCTATAGCCCGCGCGGCGGGCGCTGAGATCTTCGCCACCGCCGGTACCCCACAGCGTCGAGAGCTATTGCGCAACATGGGTATTGAGCATGTCTATGACTCGCGCAGCATCGAGTTCGCCGAGCAGATTCGGCGGGACACTAACGGCCGGGGTGTCGATGTCGTGCTCAACTCGGTGACCGGCGCCGCGCAACTTGCCGGGCTGAAACTGCTCGCCTTCCGGGGACGGTTCGTCGAGATTGGCAAGCGCGACATCTATGGTGACACCAAGCTGGGGCTCTTTCCCTTCCGGCGCAACCTGTCCTTCTACGCCGTAGACCTGGGGTTGCTGTCTGCGACACACCCAGAAGAGCTGCGCGACCTGCTCGGCACGGTCTATCGCTTGACCGCAGCCGGCGAGTTGCCGATGCCGCAGAGCACCCATTACCCCCTCGTCGAGGCGGCCACCGCCATCCGTGTGATGGGCAACGCCGAGCACACCGGCAAACTCGTCCTCCACATCCCACAGACCGGAAAAAGCCTCGTTACCCTGCCTCCGGAACAAGCTCAGGTGTTCCGTCCCGACGGCTCCTACATCATCACCGGCGGCCTCGGTGGGCTAGGGCTGTTCCTGGCCGAGAAGATGGCCGCGGCCGGTTGCGGCCGGATCGTGCTGAATTCCCGCACCCAGCCGACGCAAAAGATGAGGGAAACGATCGAGGCCATCGCGGCGATGGGCTCTGAAGTCGTGGTGGAATGCGGTGACATCGCCCAACCGGGTACCGCGGAGCGGTTGGTGGCGACCGCTGTGGCCACCGGGCTTCCGGTACGAGGCGTGCTACACGCGGCCGCGGTGGTCGAGGACGCCACCTTGGCCAATATCACCGACGAGTTGCTGGCGCGCGACTGGGCGCCAAAGGTTCACGGTGCCTGGGAGTTGCATGAAGCAACCAGCGGACAGCCGCTTGACTGGTTCTGCTTGTTTTCGTCGGCGGCAGCTCTCACCGGCTCGCCGGGACAGAGTGCCTACTCAGCGGCCAACAGCTGGCTGGACGCCTTCGCGCATTGGCGGCAAGCTCAGGGCCTGCCGGCTACCGCGATCGCGTGGGGAGCCTGGTCGGATATCGGCCAGTTGGGGTGGTGGTCGGCATCGCCCGCGCGGGCTTCGGCATTGGAGGAAAGCAACTACACGGCGATCACTCCCGACGAAGGTGCTTACGCGTTCGAGGCGCTATTGCGCCACAACCGCGTCTATACCGGCTATGCCCCGGTCATCGGAGCCCCGTGGCTGGTCGCCTTCGCAGAGCGCAGCCGGTTTTTCGAAGTGTTCTCCAGCAGCAACGGTTCGGGCACAAGCAAATTCCGCGTCGAGCTGAACGAGCTGCCACGCGACGAGTGGCCGGCGCGGCTTCGGCAGCTGGTCGCCGAGCAGGTCAGCCTGATTCTGCGGCGCACCGTCGACCCTGACCGCCCGCTACCCGAGTATGGACTTGATTCGTTGGGCGCACTAGAGCTGCGCACTCGGATCGAGACCGAGACCGGAATCCGGTTGGCACCCAAGAACGTCAGCGCCACGGTGCGGGGCTTAGCGGATCACTTGTATGAACAGCTGGCGCCCGACGACGCTCCTGCTGCCGCGCTGTCGTCACAGTAA
- the fadD23 gene encoding long-chain-fatty-acid--CoA ligase FadD23 (fatty-acid-AMP synthetase (fatty-acid-AMP synthase)), whose amino-acid sequence MVSLSIPSMLRQCVNLHPDGTAFTYIDYERDSEGISESLTWSQVYRRTLNVAAEVRRHAAIGDRAVILAPQGLDYIVAFLGALQAGLIAVPLSAPLGGASDERVDAVVRDAKPNVVLTTSAIMGDVVPRVTPPPGIASPPTVAVDQLDLDSPIRSNIVDDSLQTTAYLQYTSGSTRTPAGVMITYKNILANFQQMISAYFADTGAVPPLDLFIMSWLPFYHDMGLVLGVCAPIIVGCGAVLTSPVAFLQRPARWLQLMAREGQAFSAAPNFAFELTAAKAIDDDLAGLDLGRIKTILCGSERVHPATLKRFVDRFSRFNLREFAIRPAYGLAEATVYVATSQAGQPPEIRYFEPHELSAGQAKPCATGAGTALVSYPLPQSPIVRIVDPNTNTECPPGTIGEIWVHGDNVAGGYWEKPDETERTFGGALVAPSAGTPVGPWLRTGDSGFVSEDKFFIIGRIKDLLIVYGRNHSPDDIEATIQEITRGRCAAIAVPSNGVEKLVAIVELNNRGNLDTERLSFVTREVTSAISTSHGLSVSDLVLVAPGSIPITTSGKVRRAECVKLYRHNEFTRLDAKPLQASDL is encoded by the coding sequence ATGGTTTCGCTTTCCATCCCCTCGATGTTGCGCCAGTGCGTCAACCTGCACCCGGACGGCACGGCATTCACTTACATCGATTACGAACGGGATTCGGAGGGCATAAGTGAAAGCCTGACGTGGTCGCAGGTGTATCGGCGAACCCTAAACGTTGCAGCAGAAGTCCGCCGCCATGCCGCAATTGGTGACCGTGCAGTGATATTGGCCCCACAAGGACTCGATTATATTGTTGCTTTTCTGGGCGCTTTACAGGCCGGTCTTATTGCGGTTCCACTTTCGGCTCCGCTCGGCGGCGCCAGCGATGAACGTGTTGACGCGGTAGTGCGTGACGCGAAACCCAATGTCGTTCTGACAACATCCGCGATAATGGGCGATGTCGTCCCGCGCGTTACGCCACCGCCCGGTATTGCCAGCCCGCCAACGGTTGCGGTCGATCAACTAGATCTGGACTCGCCGATACGATCTAATATTGTGGACGATTCTCTCCAAACAACCGCATATTTGCAGTATACGTCGGGATCGACCCGCACACCTGCCGGTGTAATGATTACCTACAAGAATATATTGGCAAATTTCCAGCAGATGATTTCCGCCTATTTCGCCGACACCGGAGCCGTACCGCCATTGGACCTTTTCATTATGTCGTGGCTACCGTTCTATCATGACATGGGTTTGGTTCTGGGAGTTTGTGCGCCGATTATCGTAGGATGCGGCGCTGTGCTCACAAGCCCGGTGGCGTTTCTGCAGCGACCAGCCCGGTGGCTGCAATTGATGGCACGCGAGGGCCAGGCGTTTTCGGCGGCACCGAACTTCGCCTTCGAACTGACGGCAGCAAAAGCAATAGATGACGACTTGGCCGGGCTCGACCTTGGACGGATCAAAACCATCCTCTGCGGCAGTGAAAGGGTGCATCCGGCGACCCTCAAGCGCTTTGTCGACCGGTTTAGCCGTTTCAATCTTCGAGAATTCGCAATTCGGCCCGCGTACGGACTCGCGGAAGCCACGGTGTATGTGGCGACCAGCCAAGCCGGCCAACCCCCAGAAATCCGTTACTTCGAACCCCACGAACTTTCCGCTGGGCAGGCCAAGCCGTGCGCAACCGGGGCGGGCACAGCTCTGGTCAGTTACCCGCTGCCGCAATCACCCATTGTTCGGATCGTCGATCCCAACACCAATACCGAGTGCCCACCCGGAACAATCGGTGAGATCTGGGTACACGGCGACAATGTCGCCGGCGGCTATTGGGAAAAGCCTGACGAGACTGAACGCACCTTCGGAGGAGCACTGGTCGCTCCCTCGGCCGGCACACCCGTAGGGCCTTGGCTACGAACTGGCGACTCGGGCTTCGTGTCTGAGGACAAGTTTTTCATCATCGGCAGAATAAAGGATCTGTTGATTGTTTACGGCCGCAATCATTCTCCCGACGACATCGAGGCAACGATCCAGGAGATCACTCGGGGCCGCTGTGCGGCGATAGCGGTTCCGAGCAATGGCGTGGAGAAGCTCGTTGCCATCGTCGAACTCAACAACCGCGGCAACTTGGACACAGAGAGGCTGAGCTTCGTCACGCGTGAAGTCACCTCGGCGATATCCACCTCGCATGGATTGAGCGTGTCGGATCTGGTTCTGGTGGCGCCCGGCTCGATTCCGATCACCACGAGCGGCAAGGTCAGACGTGCCGAGTGTGTGAAGCTGTATCGACACAACGAGTTCACCCGGTTGGACGCTAAGCCGTTGCAAGCGAGCGATCTTTAG
- a CDS encoding transposase has protein sequence MMARFEVPEGWCVQAFRFTLDPTEDQARALARHFGARRKAYNWAVATLKADIEAWRVTGIGTVKPSLRVLRKRWNTVKDEVCVNAETGAVWWPECSKEAYADGIGGAVDAYWNWQNSRSGKREGKTMGFPRFKKKGRDQDRVTFTTGAMRVEPDRRHLTLPVVGTVRTHENTRRIERLIATGRARVLAISVRRNGTRLDASVRVLVQRPQQPNVAQPGSRVGVDVGVRRLATVANEAGAVLEEVPNPRPLDTALKELRYASRARSRCTKGSRRYRERTTEISRLHRRVNDVRTHHLHVLTTRLAQTHGHIVVEGLDAAGMLRQKGLPGARARRRGLSDSALGTPRRHLSYKTGWYGSALVVADRWFPSLSVEPTVRPGLARLVAVKRGREAAAWLPNNPETGCKSRDH, from the coding sequence TTGATGGCCAGATTCGAGGTGCCAGAAGGCTGGTGTGTGCAGGCGTTCCGGTTCACGCTGGACCCAACCGAGGACCAGGCCCGCGCGCTGGCGCGGCATTTCGGCGCTCGCCGCAAGGCCTACAACTGGGCGGTCGCTACTTTGAAAGCCGATATCGAGGCGTGGCGCGTTACTGGTATCGGGACTGTCAAGCCGTCGCTGCGGGTGCTTCGTAAACGGTGGAACACCGTCAAGGACGAGGTGTGTGTCAACGCCGAGACCGGGGCGGTGTGGTGGCCGGAGTGCTCGAAAGAGGCTTACGCCGACGGCATTGGCGGCGCTGTCGATGCGTACTGGAACTGGCAGAACTCCCGATCCGGTAAACGTGAGGGCAAGACAATGGGCTTCCCCCGGTTCAAGAAGAAAGGCCGCGATCAGGACCGCGTGACATTCACGACCGGAGCGATGCGCGTCGAACCTGATCGCCGTCATCTCACACTTCCGGTCGTCGGGACCGTCCGTACGCACGAGAACACACGCCGGATTGAACGGCTCATCGCCACAGGCCGGGCGCGGGTGCTGGCAATCTCGGTGCGCCGTAACGGCACCCGGCTCGACGCCAGTGTGCGGGTCCTCGTGCAACGCCCGCAGCAGCCCAACGTGGCACAGCCCGGTTCACGGGTTGGCGTTGACGTCGGGGTGCGCCGGCTGGCCACGGTCGCCAACGAGGCGGGCGCAGTGCTCGAAGAAGTGCCCAATCCACGGCCACTCGACACGGCACTCAAAGAGCTACGGTACGCCAGCCGTGCGCGGTCGCGGTGCACGAAAGGCTCACGGCGCTACCGCGAGCGCACCACCGAGATTTCCCGGCTGCATCGCCGGGTCAACGATGTCCGCACTCATCACCTGCATGTCCTGACAACACGATTGGCTCAAACCCACGGCCACATCGTTGTTGAAGGTTTGGACGCTGCGGGGATGCTGCGGCAAAAGGGGCTTCCCGGCGCCCGCGCCCGCCGGCGCGGACTGTCGGACTCGGCCCTGGGCACTCCGCGCCGGCACTTGTCCTACAAGACGGGCTGGTACGGGTCGGCGCTGGTGGTCGCCGACCGCTGGTTCCCGTCGTTAAGCGTGGAGCCGACCGTAAGACCGGGCCTTGCCCGGCTGGTGGCTGTGAAGCGCGGAAGGGAGGCAGCCGCATGGCTGCCGAACAACCCCGAGACGGGGTGCAAGTCGCGTGACCACTAA
- a CDS encoding resolvase, translating to MSVVCCRNRWMNLAVWAERNGVAWVIAYRWFRAGLLPVPAQRVGRLILVNDPAVEESGRGRTLVYARVSSADQRSDLDRRVARVTAWATSQHLSVDKVVAEGGWALNGHRRKFFALLGDPVVTRIVVEHRDRFCWFGSEYVEAALVAQGRELVVVDLAEVDDDLVGDMTEILTSMCARLYGERAAQNGAKRALAAAVGDAEAA from the coding sequence TTGTCGGTGGTGTGCTGTAGGAACAGATGGATGAATTTGGCGGTGTGGGCGGAGCGCAACGGTGTTGCGTGGGTGATCGCGTATCGCTGGTTTCGAGCCGGGCTGTTGCCGGTTCCGGCGCAGCGAGTGGGTCGGCTCATTCTGGTGAACGATCCGGCAGTCGAGGAGTCTGGGCGCGGGCGGACGTTGGTGTACGCGCGGGTATCGTCAGCGGATCAGAGGTCCGATCTGGATCGGCGGGTCGCGCGGGTGACCGCGTGGGCCACATCGCAACATCTCTCTGTCGACAAGGTGGTGGCCGAGGGTGGTTGGGCGTTGAATGGACATCGCCGTAAGTTTTTTGCGCTGCTGGGTGATCCGGTGGTGACGCGGATCGTGGTGGAGCACCGGGATCGGTTCTGCTGGTTTGGCTCTGAGTACGTCGAGGCCGCTCTTGTCGCCCAGGGCCGGGAATTGGTGGTGGTCGACTTGGCTGAGGTTGATGACGACCTGGTGGGCGATATGACCGAGATCCTGACCTCGATGTGTGCTCGGCTCTATGGTGAACGCGCTGCACAGAACGGGGCCAAGCGTGCCCTTGCTGCTGCGGTCGGGGACGCGGAGGCAGCTTGA